CTGGTCCTCGGGCCGCTCACCGCGCGCTACGGCAAGGCGCGGGTCTCGCTCCCGGGGGGCTGCGCGATCGGCGCGCGCCCGATCGATCTCCACCTCAAGGGCCTCGAGGCGATGGGCGCGGTGATCGAGCTCGAGCACGGCTACGTCAACGTCGAGGTGCCCAAGGGCCGCCTCCGCGGCGCGGACATCTGGCTCGACGTGCCCACCGTCACCGGAACCGAGAACCTCATGAGCGCGGCCGTGCTCGCCAAGGGCCGGACCACGCTGATGAACGCGGCCCGCGAGCCCGAGGTCGAGGAGCTCGCCCGGGTGCTCAACAAGATGGGCGCCAACGTCGAGGGCGCGGGCACCGACACGATCACCATCCAGGGCGTCGAGGCGCTCCAGCCGATCGATCACGCCATCATCGCCGACCGGATCGAGGCGGGGACCTTCATGGTGGCCGCGGCCGCGACGGGCGGCGACGTCTTCCTCGACGGCGTCACCTTCGATCACCTGCAGGCGGTGGGCGCGAAGCTCCGCGAGGCCGGGGTCGAGGTGGAGCGCGAGGGGAACGGGATCCGGGTCTCGGGCCGCCCGCCGTTCCTTCCGGTCGACATCACGACCGCGCCGTACCCCGACTTCCCGACCGACATGCAGGCGCAGCTGATGATGCTCATGTGCCTCGCGGACGGCGCGAGCGTGATCACGGAGACCATCTTCGAGAACCGCTTCATGCACGTCTCCGAGCTCAACCGCATGGGCGCGGACATCGAGGTGCAGGGCCGGCGCGCGGTGGTGAGGGGCCCCTCGACCTTGCAGGGCGCCTCGGTCATGGCGACGGACCTTCGCGCCAGCGCGTCGCTCGTCGTGGCCGGGCTCGTCGCGGAAGGGGTGACAGAAGTCTTGCGCGTGTACCACATCGATCGCGGCTACGAGCGCATCGAGCAGAAGCTCTCGCAGGTCGGCGCGAACATCACGCGGGTGCCCGGAGAGGTCTGATGGCGCGCCCGCTGACGATCGCGGTCCCGAAGGGGCGGATCCTGAAGCAGCTCTGCGTGCTGCTCGAGAAGGCCGGCCTCGACCCGGCCACCCTCCGCGCCGACGACCGGCGCCTGGTGCGCGACGACCCCGAGGCCGGCCTGCGCTACCTGCTGCTCAAGCCGGACGACGTGCCCACCTACGTGGAGTACGGCGCGGCGGATCTCGGGGTGGTCGGCCGCGACGTCCTGCTCGAGCGCGAGTACGACCTCTACGCGCCGCTCGATCTCGGCATCGGCCGCTGCCGCATGATGGTCGCGGGCCTCCCGGACGCGCCCGAGCCCGCGCGCACGCTGCGCGTCGGCACCAAGTTCCCCAACGTCGCGGGCCGCCACTACCGCCGTCAGGGCAAGCCGGTCGAGATCATCTTCGTGCAGGGCTCGGTGGAGCTGGCCCCGCTCACCGGGCTCGCCGATCGCATCGTCGATCTGGTCGAGAGCGGCGAGACGCTGCGGCAGAACGGGCTCGTCACGCTGGAGCACGTCTGCGACGTCTCGAGCGTGGTCGTCGCCAACCGCGCGGGCCTCAAGCTCGAGCGCTCCCGCATCCGGCCGCTGCTCGACGCGCTGGCGGCGGCCACGGCCGCGTAGCGAGCGGCGCGTAGGGCGGTCTCAGCGCGCGCTCCGGAGCCGTCCGAACAGCACGATGGCGAAGGAGACCGCGAGCAGCGCGCCGAGCGCGTAGAGCCAGTAGGGCGTCTCGTCGGGCGGCTCGGGGATGGACAGGCGCGCGGTGAGCGGGATGGGCTCGCCGGCGCGGAAGTCGCCCAGGTAGAACAGGTCTTCGGTCGGCTCGGTGGGGGCCTCCTCGGCTCCGCTCGCGATCAGGCTCGCGCCGTCGCGGGCGCGGAACGCCACGTCGGTGCGGTCGAAGACCTCTCGGCGGACCATGCGGTCCTCGAAGGACACGGTCTGCTCGCCGCCCTCGAGCGGGACGATCGCGACCATCTCGACCGTGAGCGCCGTGTCTCGCACCGCGCCGATCGGATCGAAGTAGCCGTCGCCCCAGCTCGGGTGCAGCTCCGC
This portion of the Sandaracinaceae bacterium genome encodes:
- the murA gene encoding UDP-N-acetylglucosamine 1-carboxyvinyltransferase, coding for MDNLRIEGGVPLKGTLRISGAKNAALPILCASLLADGDSCFRNVPDLTDIRTTAKLLRHLGLDVEVEPPVVKVTGRPVGDPDAPYDLVRKMRASVLVLGPLTARYGKARVSLPGGCAIGARPIDLHLKGLEAMGAVIELEHGYVNVEVPKGRLRGADIWLDVPTVTGTENLMSAAVLAKGRTTLMNAAREPEVEELARVLNKMGANVEGAGTDTITIQGVEALQPIDHAIIADRIEAGTFMVAAAATGGDVFLDGVTFDHLQAVGAKLREAGVEVEREGNGIRVSGRPPFLPVDITTAPYPDFPTDMQAQLMMLMCLADGASVITETIFENRFMHVSELNRMGADIEVQGRRAVVRGPSTLQGASVMATDLRASASLVVAGLVAEGVTEVLRVYHIDRGYERIEQKLSQVGANITRVPGEV
- the hisG gene encoding ATP phosphoribosyltransferase — translated: MARPLTIAVPKGRILKQLCVLLEKAGLDPATLRADDRRLVRDDPEAGLRYLLLKPDDVPTYVEYGAADLGVVGRDVLLEREYDLYAPLDLGIGRCRMMVAGLPDAPEPARTLRVGTKFPNVAGRHYRRQGKPVEIIFVQGSVELAPLTGLADRIVDLVESGETLRQNGLVTLEHVCDVSSVVVANRAGLKLERSRIRPLLDALAAATAA